GACGATAAAATCTATAACACTAAACTTATATTTGAATTTTTGGAACTGCCCTTTATATACATCAACATAAAGAAATCGGAAAGCATTAATATATTGGTTAATTGTTCCGGAATAACGCTTCTTTTCTTCAATTAAATAGAATAAAAATGACTTTATATCTTCTACGGATAATTTTCTCGGATTACGTCCAAGATAAAAAAGGAAAAAAGATCGGATGCACTTATACCCCAGTATTTTTTTTAGCGCAGTTATGCAATCCTCGTCATACCGAAACGATACACCTATCCGTCTATCGGTTTTTGAGAAATCCTTTTCAGATGTACAAACTAAAAATATCCGAACATCGGATTTATCGTTTTCCAACCCGCTCATAAACGCTTCGCCCGTTGGATTTAACTTCACCAATTTGTGGTCTAACGGCTTAAGCCCTAA
Above is a window of Bacteroidota bacterium DNA encoding:
- a CDS encoding phage integrase N-terminal SAM-like domain-containing protein, giving the protein MKLNPTGEAFMSGLENDKSDVRIFLVCTSEKDFSKTDRRIGVSFRYDEDCITALKKILGYKCIRSFFLFYLGRNPRKLSVEDIKSFLFYLIEEKKRYSGTINQYINAFRFLYVDVYKGQFQKFKYKFSVIDFIV